Proteins encoded by one window of Flagellimonas lutaonensis:
- a CDS encoding thioredoxin family protein, giving the protein MSNTDTALIKTDFELVQDSLDMAVEYGTYRQAVSQLAANGATTGPQQTESLIEYTKLNDRRMSRWDKTFKLPAEAVETIKKLNRKVLWLVLTESWCGDAAHALPVMNKIAEQAPNLELKIILRDEHLELMERFLTSGTLSIPKLIAVDVEADKIVGTWGPRPTVATKMVEDYKATYGKLTPEFKQDLQLWYNKDKGQNILADLLRLLALE; this is encoded by the coding sequence ATGTCAAATACAGATACTGCACTGATCAAAACCGATTTCGAACTGGTTCAAGATAGTTTGGATATGGCCGTTGAATACGGTACCTACCGTCAAGCGGTTTCGCAGCTTGCGGCCAACGGCGCCACTACAGGCCCACAACAGACGGAATCTCTCATAGAGTACACCAAGTTGAACGACCGTCGCATGTCCCGATGGGACAAGACCTTCAAATTACCTGCCGAAGCAGTCGAAACCATCAAAAAACTCAACAGAAAAGTACTTTGGCTGGTCTTGACAGAAAGCTGGTGCGGCGATGCGGCACACGCGCTTCCGGTAATGAACAAAATAGCGGAACAGGCGCCCAATCTAGAATTAAAGATTATTCTTAGGGATGAACATCTTGAGCTTATGGAACGGTTTCTGACAAGCGGCACATTGTCGATTCCGAAGTTGATTGCCGTTGACGTGGAAGCTGATAAGATAGTTGGAACCTGGGGCCCCAGACCAACAGTTGCCACCAAAATGGTGGAAGATTACAAGGCAACCTACGGTAAGCTTACCCCCGAATTTAAGCAAGACCTACAACTTTGGTATAACAAGGACAAAGGGCAAAATATACTGGCCGATCTACTGCGATTGCTTGCCTTGGAATAG